Genomic segment of Bacteroidota bacterium:
GAAAAGGAAAGCCTATTATCATTCAGCAAGGGTCTGTAAGTGTAGCTGATGAATTGAAAAAATTGAAGGATCTCTTAGATGCAGGTGTTCTAACTAAAGAAGAATATGATGCTCAGAAGCAGAAAATACTAAGTAAATAAACATTCAAGTATTCATTTCATATAAATCAGTGCAAATGAAAAAGCAATTTCTTTTTCTCGTTTTGAGCATTGTGCTCTTATTTTCAGTTCAGGGACAAGCACCTCAAAAATTTAATTACCAGACAATCGTTAGGGGTTCTAATGGCTTACCTTTAGCCAATGCGAATGTTTCTATGCAGTTTATAGTTCATGATTTAACACCCAATGGCAATACAGTATTTCAGGAGAACGCATCAGTTACAACCAATCAATTTGGTTTAATCAACTATAGTATTGGCTCAGGTGGAAATCTTGCTGGTTAGCTGGACAGGTGGAGAAAAATATCTTGAGGTATTAATTGACATAAGCGGCGGAACGAATTATATCAGCATGGGTTCCACACAATTGCTGAGTGTTCCCTATGCTCTGTTTTCTGCCAATAGCCTTCCCGGCCCTTCCGGAGCGACAGGGCCAACTGGTCCCACCGGCACCGCAGGAAGCGGAGGCGGTGCCACCGGCTCTACAGGACCTACAGGTGTAAACGGCGTTAGCGGACCAACCGGAGTGCAAGGGGTAACTGGCCCTACCGGTAATACAGGGGCGATTGGTGCCACTGGAATTGGATTTACAGGAACAACGGGTGCAACAGGAGTACAAGGTATTCAAGGTAATACAGGGCCTACAGGTATAACCACAATTGGAGCAACTGGGCCAACTGGTGCGACTGGAATAATGGGGCCAACTGGACCCCAAAGTTTTGGACTTCCACGTGTTGTTCCAATGCCTGATGCTGCAACATTTACTCTTACACCCGACTCTGCCGACGAAAATACCCAGTTGAATACACAACCAACCGGTTTACTTACAGTAAATGCTCCATCCGGAACACCTCGTGATGGTCAAAAAATTATTTTTAGAATCAAATCAACAAACGTGCAGACGTTTGTTTGGAATTTGGTGTTCAGAGGAAGTACCAGCCTTCCACTTCCAACCGCTACTTCAGGAGCGGAAAATACTGATTACGCAATTTTCATTTACAATGCCGCTGATTCGAAATGGGATTTGATAGTGTCCGTTTTTGGATTCCAGTCATCTTCCATTGTTAACGGAATCATTGCATATTGGAAAATGGACGGTAACAGCATTGATATGGTGAATGGACACAATGGAGCAGATGCGAACATCAGTTATTCTAACGCCAATGGAATAATCAATAACGGTGCTGGATTTAATGGCTTGTCAAGCAGAATTGTTGTGCCCCAGGACCCTGCGCTTTCCCCATCCAATTTAAGCGTTTCATTTTGGGTTAAGCCACTCTCCTTACCTACATCTAACAACGTAATGACTATCATGACTAAACGAGATGATGTGTCGGGGTCAGGGGGATGGGGTATTGAATTATATAATAATGGGGGAACGCAGAGTATTGCTTGTTTAGGCAACAATACTGGCGCACCAACTTCAAATGTTACTTACACTCTTCCGCTTGGAGTTTTTACGCACGTAGTTGTAACGAAGATGAGCGGTGGGAACGCCAAAGTTTACGTCAACGGAGGTTTCCTTGGCGCTGATAATGCTATGTGGGCAATGTCGAATTTGCAGCAGTGCCCCTTGTTATTGGTGACCGACTTACTGATCCTAAATGGCTCAATGGCTCCCTTGATGAAATAGGTTTATGGGGTAGAATTTTAACTCCCATCGAAATAACACAGATTTATAATAATGGCCTTGGTTTTCAATATCCTTTTTAAATTCCATAAGTACTCAAATTAATAAAAATGAAATCAAAAATCATCCTTCTTCTTGCATTTGTTTTGGTTGAATTTATTACCAATGCGCAAATAGTCAGCATAAAATCTCAAAACCTTTTTTCAATAACCCAAAAACCAAAGCAGTTTATAAATGATACTAATTTTATAAAAGACCCACTGTATATCCTTCTTGACTTTTCAAAACTGTCAGAACTTAATAGGGTCAAGCCAGAGATGCTGGAATTGAAAATTCCAGTTTCGGATTCCACTTTTGAAGTACTTTCTTTGCATCAGTCAAATATTTTTTCCTCGGGTTTCGCGTTGGTTACTAGCTCAAATGACTCTATTCAATACGAACCTGGATTACATTATCAAGGAAAAATCAAAGGTGATAGCACTTCGATAGCTACCTTAAGTATTTTCAAAGATTACATCATGTGTCTGTTTTCGAATAAAAATGGCAACTACGAATTAATATTGAAAAACGAAGAGGCAAGGAACAATAACCTATATATCCTCTACAATACTAAAGACTTAACGAATAAGCAAGAATTTCAATGTTCTGTTAAAGAGGGGTTAGATAATACGATAAAAAAACTCCGGCGCAAGAGGACAAAGTGCCAGCGGTTGCGTAAAAATATATTTTGAATGTGATTATCAAATGTATCTTGATAGAGCGAGTAATACAACCAATGTGGGAAACTATGTGACCGGTTTATTTAATGTGGTGCAAGCCCTATACTCAGCAGAAAGTATTGATGTTCAAATTAGCTCGATTTACGTTTGGACAAGTACTGATCCATATATCAACTATTCCACCTCTCCAACAATTATCAATGCCTTCAGCAATTATCGCACATCATATAGTGGAACATTTGCTCATCTACTTTCTACACGATCAATTAATATAGGTGGAATTGCGGGACCTTTATCTTATGTCGTGAATGGTTTTTGTTATAAGAATTTTTCGTATGCCTATAGCAATATTTTTAACATTTATACGTCAAGCTCACCGCCTGTTTATTCATGGACTATACAAGTGGTCTCTCATGAGTTAGGCCATAATATGGGATCCCCTCATACTCATTCATGCAGTTGGGCCGGAGGTGCCATAGATAATTGTTATACTCCTGAAGGGCAATGTAATAGAGGGCCTAGCCCCAGCAATGGAGGAACGATAATGAGCTATTGTCATTTATCACCAAATCCCGGTATCAATTTTTCAAATGGATTTGGAACTCAGCCCGGAAATTTGATACGTAACAATTATAATTCCGCATCCTGCTTAACTTCTTGTGGTGGCGGTGGTGGTCAACTGAATTGCTCTAATGCAATTCCTGTAAATTGTGGCACAGTACTAACAAATCAAACTACTGTTGGTGGAGCGAATAACGCTAATTCATACGCTTGTATTCCTTCGTGGAATGAAAGCGGACCTGAAAAGGTATATGTCATCAACACTACCACAACTGGTAAAATCAGAGCTGAATTGCTAAATGCGAATGGCAACTTGGATGTGTTCATTTTATCATCGTGCAACAACAATAGTGGGAACTGCGAATACGAAGTTCCTGCGACAGAATATGCTGAATTGGCCAATGCTCCACCCGGAGTTTACTACATTGTCGTTGATGGTTACAACGGTTATTCAGGTGCTTATAGTTTGAAAATTGATTGTCAATGCCAATGTCAGCCTGCGGGTTCTAAAAATCCATCAAGCACCTTAACCCTACCGTAAATTGGTCAACGCAATCTCAACAGGCAGGTCAATATAGTTTATATAATGTCATTTCTGGAGTAACTTATTATTGGAGTTATTGCAACAATGACGGAAGTGGCGGCAATTCAAATTCGATTGACTTGCGAATAAATCTCTATAATAATGCTACAAATGGATTTCTTGCAAGCAATTGTGACGCTTGTGGCTCATCAAGCTTGGATCCAAAAATAACATGGACTTCGGACTTCACCGGAGTTGTGCGAATGCAGACAAACGAGTGGTCAACCTGGACAAACCCTTGCGCGAATAATACTACTAGTGTTACTCTCGCATACAAAAGTAATTGCAGTAATTCGACTTCGCCATCTTCAATTAGCGCCTCTCAAAACCCTCTCTGTTATGGTAATCCTGTAACTCTGACAGTCATCGGCGGTTCGCTTGGTTCTGGGGCCCAATGGAAATGGTATAGTGGAAATTGCACTAGTGGAACTTATCAAGGATTTGGCAGTTCAATTATCATATATCCCCCTGTAGGTAATACAACATATTATTGCCGCGCTGAAGGATGCAATACTACTTCTTGTGCATCCTTGCAAGTGACAGTCAATGCCAATATTACAGCTGGTACCGTAAGCGGCACTAATCCGCTCTGTGTCAATGGCACAGCAACTTATACAACCAACGGCACATCAGGGGGAACATGGAGTAGCAGCAATAACTCTGTGGCTACGGTGAATCCAAGCACAGGAGTAGTAACGGCAGCAGGAGCAGGAACGGCGAACATTACATACATGGTCAGCGGTTGCGGCAGCACGGTCACAGCATTCAAAGCAGTAACGGTCAATGCCAATGTTAGTGCTGGTACTGTAAGCGGCACCAGTCCGCTCTGTGTCAATGCCACGGCAAGTTATATGACCAATGGCACATCGGGTGGAACCTGGAGCAGCAGTAATACCGCTGTGGCTACGGTAATTCCAAGCACAGGAGCAGTAACAGCAGTTGGAGCAGGAACCACTACTATTACATACACGGTGAATAGTGGTTGTGGCAGTCCGGTGACAGCATCCAAAACATTAATGGTAACTACCTCTGTGACAGCTGGTACCGTAAGCGGCACCAGCCCGCTCTGTGTCAATGCCACGACGACCTATACGAGCAGCGGTACATCCGGTGGAACATGGAGCAGCAGTAATACCGCTGTGGCTACGGTAATTCCAAGCACAGGAGCAGTAACGGCGGTAGGAGCAGGAACAGCGAGTATTACCTATAAGGTTAACAGTGGTTGTGGCAGTCCGGTGACAGCATCCAAAACCTTAACGGTAACTACCAATGTGTGACCGCAGGTACCGTCAGCGGCACCAGTCCGCTCTGTGTCAATGCCACGGCAAGTTATATGACCAGCGGCACATCGGGTGGAACATGGAGCAGCAGCAATAAACATATTTAAGCAACGGTACATCGGGCAGAACATGGAGCAGCAGCAATACCTCTGTAGCTACGGTGAATCCAAGCACAGGAGCAGTAACAGCGGCAGGGGCAGGAACGGCGAATATTACCTATAAGGTTAACAGTGGTTGTGGCAGTCCGGACAGCATCCAAGACCCAACGGTAACTACCAATGTGACCGCAGGTACCGTCAGCGGCACCAGTCCGCTCTGTGTCAATGCCACGGCAAGTTATATGACCAGCGGCATCGGGAGGAACATGGAGCAGCAGCAATAACTCTGTGGCTACGGTGAATTCAAGCACAGGAGTAGTAACGGCGGTAGGAGCAGGAACAGCGAACATTACATACACGGTAAGCGGTTGCGGCAGCACGGTCACAGCGTTCAAAGCAGTAACGGTCAATGCCAATGTGAACGCAGGTACCGTCAGCGGCACGAACCCCCTCCGTGTCAATCGTACCGCGACATATTCGAGCAACGCTACATCGGGCGCAACATTGAGCAGCAGCAATACCTCTGTAGCTACGGTGAGTCAAGCACAGGAGCAGTAACAGCGGCAGG
This window contains:
- a CDS encoding Ig-like domain-containing protein — protein: MVTTSVTAGTVSGTSPLCVNATTTYTSSGTSGGTWSSSNTAVATVIPSTGAVTAVGAGTASITYKVNSGCGSPVTASKTLTVTTNV
- a CDS encoding SHOCT domain-containing protein, with amino-acid sequence MIIQQGSVSVADELKKLKDLLDAGVLTKEEYDAQKQKILSK
- a CDS encoding LamG domain-containing protein, coding for MEILLVSWTGGEKYLEVLIDISGGTNYISMGSTQLLSVPYALFSANSLPGPSGATGPTGPTGTAGSGGGATGSTGPTGVNGVSGPTGVQGVTGPTGNTGAIGATGIGFTGTTGATGVQGIQGNTGPTGITTIGATGPTGATGIMGPTGPQSFGLPRVVPMPDAATFTLTPDSADENTQLNTQPTGLLTVNAPSGTPRDGQKIIFRIKSTNVQTFVWNLVFRGSTSLPLPTATSGAENTDYAIFIYNAADSKWDLIVSVFGFQSSSIVNGIIAYWKMDGNSIDMVNGHNGADANISYSNANGIINNGAGFNGLSSRIVVPQDPALSPSNLSVSFWVKPLSLPTSNNVMTIMTKRDDVSGSGGWGIELYNNGGTQSIACLGNNTGAPTSNVTYTLPLGVFTHVVVTKMSGGNAKVYVNGGFLGADNAMWAMSNLQQCPLLLVTDLLILNGSMAPLMK